DNA sequence from the Longimicrobiales bacterium genome:
GGACGATGTAGCCGTCGCCATCGGGCTGCAGCTCGAGCACCTGCTCCTCGAGGCGGACGTCCGCGCCGAACTGCAGCCCCTGGTCGATCAGCTGCACGGCGAGGTCACGCGCCAGGATGCGTGCAATGCCGCCGACGTCGTAGATGTATTTCTCCGGGTACAGCGCCATCAGCTGGCCGCCCAGCTCGGGCAGCGAATCGATGATGCGTGCGCTCGCCCCGCGCATGCCCGCATAGAACGCTGCGAACAGCCCGGTCGGGCCGCCCCCGATGATCGTGATGTCGCGTGCTTCCGCGCTCATTCCTGCTTCTGCTGCTCCTTCCCTGTGCCGGATCGGCGCGGACGTTAGCCGGGCGGTGCCGGCGGGCGCAACCCGCCGGCGTGGCCACGGCGCCGGGTTACAGCTCCGTCTCGATCTCGGTGTCGTTGTAGAGTGCCGACGCCCGGTAGCGCTCCAGCGCGCGCAACAGCGACAGCTTGATGAACACGGCCGCCGGCATGGCCAGCAGGATCCCCACGAACCCGAAGAAGTAGCCGCCCACCGAGAGCGCGAGCATCACCCAGACGGGATGCAGGCCGACCGACGAGCCCGTGATGCGGGGTCCGGTGATGGAGCCGTCGATGAACTGGATGATGGCGAATACGATGCCCGCCTTCAGCAGCGAGCCGAGGAAGCTGCCACTGAAGAGGGCGATGATGACGACCGGGATGACGGACGCAACCAGTCCGAGGTAGGGGACCAGGTTGAACACGCCCGCGATCGCGCCCACCAGGCCGGACAGCGGGAAGCCGACGATCAGCAGGCCGAGCCACGTGAGCACGCCGACGATCGAGGCGGCAAGGACCTGCCCGCGCAGGAAGCGCGACAGCAGCGAGTCGTACTCGCTGAGGAACGACACGATGCTCTCGCGGCGCGACGCGGGCAGCAGCTCCGTCGCGCGCTCACGCGCGCGGTCGAAATCGAGCAGCAGGTAGACGAGCACGACGGGCGTGACGACCAGGTATCCCACGACGGTCACGACGATGCCGACGCCGCGACCGAGCGTGTTCCAGCCGCTGCTCAGCAGCTCGTCCTGTCGCTCGCGGACGAATGCCGCGATGCGCTCGCCGTCGATGTCGCGCATGCGACTGGCCAGCGTTTCCTCGGCAAGGAACGGCACGTTCATGCGCTGCACGGTTGCGATCACGCCCTGCCACCAGCGCTCCAGGCGCTCGACGGCGACCGGCAGGTTGTCGATCAGCGCATCCAGCTGATCGGCGAGGGCGGGGATCCCGAAGATCAGTGCACCTGCGATGAGCGCGAGGACCGGCAGCAGCAGGATCGCGACCGCCGCCCCCCGGGGCACGCGGCGTCGCTCCAGCGCGTCGACGACGGGATCAAGGATATAGGCGAGGATGAACGCCAGGATGAAGGGGGCAAGCAGCGAGCCGAGCGTCGACAGGAACCAGAGGGCGATCAGCACCGTGGCGGCCACCGCGAGCAGGCGGTGGCGGCGCGTACCCGCGTACGGCAGCAGCAGCGTCAGCAGCAGCAGGTACAGCACGAACGGAACGAGGAGCCCGCGCACGGAGAACAGGAAGAAACCGCCGACCAGCAGCACGATCGCGGTGTACAGCGTCCGCACCTCAGCAGCGGTCTGACCCAAACCGTCGCGCATCATCGCACCACCTGTTGCAAGGAGACTCAGCTTGCCTGTTGCGGAAGCTCACCCAGGTGCATGCCGGCCGTGCGCAGCACCTCGCGCGCGTTCGCGTAGCTTACTATGCGCAGTGCATCCTCGATCCTGCGCCACGTGCATGCGGTGATGCCCTCGTCGTGCTGCGGCACGGGCTCGCCTCCGGCCGACTCCAGCAGGAAGAAGTGACAGAACTTGTGGATCAGCGTGCCGCGGTCGCGAAAGTACCAGTCGATCGTCGGAAGCTGCGTTACGACCTCGAGCGTGACGAGACCGGTCTCTTCCGCCACCTCGCGCAGCGCCGCCTCCTCCGGCGACTCACCGCCTTCGATGTGCCCCTTCGGCAGGCCCCAGTTCCGGTACGGATCGCGGATCAGCAGGAAGCGCGGCTCGCCCTGGAACCAGCGGAATACGACGCCGCCCGAGCTGGTCTCGATGCGCGCCGTGCGCGTGCTGCCGGACCGCCCGCTGCGGCGCGCACCGCGCTCAGGCATCGATCACCGCCTGCGCGATCTGCACGGCGTTGGTTGCCGCTCCCTTGCGCAGGTTGTCCGCAACGATCCACAGGTGCAGCGCATTCTCCAGGTCCGGATCCAGGCGGAGGTGGCCGACAAGGATGGAGTCACGACCGGCCACGTCGCGCGGCAGCGGATCGCTCGCCTCGTCGCACACGATGATGCCGGGCATGCGCGCGAGTGCGGCGCGTGCGTCGTCGCGGCTGATCGAACGGCTCAGCTCCACTGTTGCCGAGATGGCGTGACCGACCTCGACCGGCACCCGCACGCAGGTCGCGGCGACCGGCAGCTCGGGCAGGTCCAGGATGCGGCGCGTCTCCATGCGGATCTTCCGCTCCTCCTCGTTCCAGCCATCCTCGCCGCGGGGGCCGATCCACGGGATGACGTTGCCATCGATCGGCGCGACGAACGGGCTCTCTACCCGCTCACCGCTCCGCTCGCCGCGCAGGGCCGCGATCCCGGCTTCCCCTGCACCGGAAACGGACTGGAACGTCGTTGCGACGACCCGGCGCAGCCGGACCCGGCGCCGGATGGCCTCCAGCACGACGACCAGCTGGATGGTCGCGCAGTTCGGGTTCGCGATGATGCCCCTGGGTCGCTGCGCTGCGGCGGCAGCATTGATCTCCGGTACGACGAGGGGCACCTCCGGGTCGGTGCGCCAGGCACTGGAGTTGTCGATCACCACGGCGCCCGCCTCCGCGGCCACGGGCGCCCACTCACGACTGCGCTCCGCGCCGGCGGAGAAGAGCGCAATCGCGCAGCCCGCGAACGCGTCGGCCGCCGGCTCGCGCACCGGCCATTCCCGACCGCGAAAGCACACGGACGCACCGGCAGAACGCGCGGACGCCAGCGGCACCAGCTCGTCGACCGGCACGTCCCGCTCCTCCAGCACCTTCAGCATGGTACGACCG
Encoded proteins:
- a CDS encoding NUDIX hydrolase; the protein is MPERGARRSGRSGSTRTARIETSSGGVVFRWFQGEPRFLLIRDPYRNWGLPKGHIEGGESPEEAALREVAEETGLVTLEVVTQLPTIDWYFRDRGTLIHKFCHFFLLESAGGEPVPQHDEGITACTWRRIEDALRIVSYANAREVLRTAGMHLGELPQQAS
- a CDS encoding AI-2E family transporter, encoding MMRDGLGQTAAEVRTLYTAIVLLVGGFFLFSVRGLLVPFVLYLLLLTLLLPYAGTRRHRLLAVAATVLIALWFLSTLGSLLAPFILAFILAYILDPVVDALERRRVPRGAAVAILLLPVLALIAGALIFGIPALADQLDALIDNLPVAVERLERWWQGVIATVQRMNVPFLAEETLASRMRDIDGERIAAFVRERQDELLSSGWNTLGRGVGIVVTVVGYLVVTPVVLVYLLLDFDRARERATELLPASRRESIVSFLSEYDSLLSRFLRGQVLAASIVGVLTWLGLLIVGFPLSGLVGAIAGVFNLVPYLGLVASVIPVVIIALFSGSFLGSLLKAGIVFAIIQFIDGSITGPRITGSSVGLHPVWVMLALSVGGYFFGFVGILLAMPAAVFIKLSLLRALERYRASALYNDTEIETEL
- a CDS encoding aspartate-semialdehyde dehydrogenase produces the protein MKVAVLGATGAVGRTMLKVLEERDVPVDELVPLASARSAGASVCFRGREWPVREPAADAFAGCAIALFSAGAERSREWAPVAAEAGAVVIDNSSAWRTDPEVPLVVPEINAAAAAQRPRGIIANPNCATIQLVVVLEAIRRRVRLRRVVATTFQSVSGAGEAGIAALRGERSGERVESPFVAPIDGNVIPWIGPRGEDGWNEEERKIRMETRRILDLPELPVAATCVRVPVEVGHAISATVELSRSISRDDARAALARMPGIIVCDEASDPLPRDVAGRDSILVGHLRLDPDLENALHLWIVADNLRKGAATNAVQIAQAVIDA